The genomic segment TCATTTTGATACCCTTCAAGTTTTTCAGGGGCAATACCTGCTTTTTCAAGCTCCAGGTCAAACAAAAGCCTGGTTCCTGTTCCCAGAGGACGGTTTACTATTTTCAAACCTTTTTGAGTAAAATCTGAAATACCGCGGATCTGTTTTGGGTTTCCTTTTTGAATAATAAAGCCCTGTTCACGCATGCAAAAATTAATAACTGCCGGCATTTTTTTAAGTTCCCTGCCGGCATACTCAAAATTATATTCTTTTTCATTTTCCTGGAGAAGATGGCTGGATGCCATATGGCATAAATTCTGGCGCAAAGCGCGAAGCCCACCCATACTGCCCAGATTGCCGAATACTGCAACATGTTCAGTATAAAGATTGTTGAACATGGAGATGGCTTTATCTAAAAGAGGATCATTGCTGCCTGTAATAATAAGCAGTCCATGATAAGGCGGCAGGATATTCGAAGGTTCTGGATAATTTATTGTATGGTTTTCAACCCATTGTTTTACCAGATGCTTTGGAAAAAGCCATTTTCCGGTAATCTTGGTTCCAGGAAGTCCTTTTTCTGAAATAAGGGAATAAACCATTTTTTCGTTAATGTCTAAAAATTTTGCTATTTCTTTAGTAGAAAGTAATTCTTGCATAATTATAAGCCTTTGATAACAGGTTAAAAGATTCATGATTTTACCTGTGTTTATTCAGCAGCGATCTCCTCTTAATTCCTGAACAATTTTTTGAAGTTTCCCTGCTGTAACTGCTTCAGGCATAACCGGTTCTCCTGCAAAAAGTTCAATCTTTGAACAGAATCTTTTAAAAGGTTTTTTCATTGAAGCCCCGTACTTGCGGCTGAAGAAACTGCCCCATAGCCCTCTTAATGCAAGAGGTACTACCTGAACAGGATTTTGTTTTATTACCCTTTCAATCCCAGGCTTAAATATGTCTATTTCTCCGTCTGTAGTAAGCTTTCCTTCGGGAAATATGCAGATAAGCTCTCCTTCCTCCAAGGTCTGGGAAATCATTTCAAAAGCCTTATTAAAGGTTTCAGGGTCTGTTTTCTGTGATGTTATGGGAATGGCTTTTCCTGTCCTGAATATAAAGTTAAGTATGGGAAGCCGGTAAATAGGTTCAAACATGACAAATCGTATGGGTCTCCGGCAGGCTCCGGCAATAATAAGACCGTCAACAAAACTCACATGATTGCATACTAAAACAGCAGGCCCTTCATCAGGAATATTTTCAAGCCCTTTATGTTTTACCCTGTACATGGTGTGTGTAAGTATCCATATGAGAAAACGCATGGTAAATTCAGGAACCACCGTATAAATATAGACTGCTACCAGGGCATTGAGAATTGCAACTACCAGGAAAAACTTTGGAATGCCTATTTTCATTATTCCCAGCAGTACAATACCAGTAAGAGCTGAAAGAACCATAAATAAAGAATTTAATATATTGTTTGCTGCAATAACCCTTGCCCGGTATTCTGCCCGGGTACGGGTTTGAATAAAAGCATTAAGGGGGACTATGTAAAATCCTCCAAATATGCCGATAAGGACAAGATCAGCTAGTACCCTAAAACTGCCGGGGGTCTGCATGAATGCACTAATGCCCATTAAGGTTTTAATTTCAGGGGGATCATAGGCAAGAAAAAGATCAATGCCAAATATGCTGAGTCCTATGGAGCCAAGGGGCACAAGGCCAAGTTCAACCTTTCTGCCTGAAAGCTTTTCACAAAAAAGGGAACCTGCTCCTATGCCGATGGAAAACATTGTCAAAAGAAGGGTAACAACGCTTTCATTTCCTTTAAGCACAAGCTTTGTAAAATTGGGAATCTGGGTCAGGTAGGCTGAACCAAGAAACCAGAACCAGGATATGCCGAGAACTGACAGAAATACAGAATGAAGATAACGGGCATAACCCACGGTTTTCCATATCTGTGTAAAAGGATTAAAATCTAATTTTATTTCAGGAGATAATGAACAGGCTTTGGGTATTTTTATGCTCACCAGCCAGCCAGCCAGGGCAATGGCACATACTATAAACCCTACTGCATAATCACCATGCTGGATTAATATGCCCCCTGCCATTGTACCAAGAAGAATCGAAATAAAGGTTCCCATGCTCACCAGGGCATTTCCTCCTACAATTTCATCTTTTTTAAGATGCTGGGGGATAATACTGTATTTCAAAGGCCCGAAAAAGGTGGACTGGGTGCCCATGAGAAAAAGCAGGAATAAAAGCATGTATATATTTTTAAGATAAAATGCGCCTGCTGCACAAAGCATTATAATAATTTCCATGAATTTTATCCTGCGTATGAGCATTGATTTTTCATATTTATCAGCAATCTGTCCTGCTGTAGCTGAAAAAAGAAAAAAAGGCAGGATAAAAAGTCCTGCCGCAATATTCATAAGAGTATTTGAGTCAATATCCACCATTGAAGCACTTTGATAAGCCAGAAGTATGAGCAGGGCATTTTTAAAAACATTGTCGTTAAATGCCCCAAAAAACTGTGTCCAGAAAAAAGGGCCGAATCTTTTGGTGTTCAGCAATGCAAACTGGTTTTTTCCCTGTTCTTTATCCTGCATGGTGTTTTTCATTTATTATCTCCATTTGAAATTATTCTTTTTTTTCCTGCCACTGCAATATGTATTTTTTTACTGTGCGCCTGTCAAGCCTGGTGATACCTGCCACTGCTTCAAATGTTTTATGCTGCTGATAAAGCATGAAACAATAACCAGATAAAAGGCTTTGTGCATCTATATTTCCTTTATTAACAGCATCTGCCAGAATTGAATTAAGGCTGGTTTTTGCAGGGCTGTGGTCTCCTTCATATTTTCCCTTAACAAAAATTCTTCTGACACACTGTTCCAGCTCCCTGACATTTCCAGGCCAAAGGTAATTGGTACCTGGCTGCCTGGCAATTATTTGTGCTGCCATTTGAGCCAGTTCACGGGATGGTTTTCCAATTATTCGCTCAATAGTATGGGCAAGGAGATCATCCAGCTCTGCTGCGCTTTCCTGGATACGCTGTCTTAAAGGCGGAACAATGATAATATCAGAACAAAGCCGGTAAAAAAAATCATCTCGCAGTATGCGCTGTTCCCTGAGTTTGTCAAAGGGCTGATTTGTTGCAGCAATAACCCTGCCTTCAAATCTCCGCTTTTCATGACTTCCCACGGGACAAAAGGTGCGCTCCTGTATTACCTGAAGAAGCTTGATCTGAATGGGAATTGACACCTCTCCTATTTCATCTAAAAAAATAGAACCATAGGGGCTGCAGCAGTCAAAAATACCTTGGTAATCCTCGGATGCACCTGTAAAAGCACCTTTTTTATGACCAAACAGCTCTGATTCTATTAAGGTTTCAGGAAATTGAGAAAGGTTAAGTGAAACAAAAGACCTGGTAAAACTCTGGGCAAAGCATTCTTTTTTTTCATCAAAAGGAATAAAACCAGACCGGCCCACAGCCATAGCAGCAGTTCCTTTGCCTGTCCCGGTTTCTCCAAGCAGCATTGTTGAAAAATCTTCCATCCGGTTCCAGAGATATTCATTATAAAGCCCCAGGTTATGGGTAAATACATTATTCCATAGACTTTTGCGCAGGGCTTTCATACATGGGCTGGTGCCAATCAGGCTGTGATCTATGAAAAAAAAAGCACGGCGGAGCTGATATGACATGGCAAAATAATGAAGGGCAGAATCATCAGAAAAACCTTTTTTCTGTAAAAAGGATATTGCATCCCTGTAAAAAGGAACCTTGACAGATTTTTCACCTGCTTCAATCTGTCTGGGAATCAATCTGTCAAACTGCTCTATAAACTGGTGAAAATAATCAAATAAAAAAACAGCTTCCATTATAAGCCGGTCTTCCCCGGCATATTGATTGATATTAACAGCCTGTTTTTCAGCAAGATTATTGACCCGTGTATGCACTTCACGGGTAAGTCTGCTGATTCTGTCTTTTGGCGAAATACTGGAGGGAAGTCCCGCAATCTTGAGGTCAATCTCAACACGCTCATCACTGAATGGATTTGCAAGGGCTGCTGCCCTGACCAGCGTAAAGAATTCACGATCCCGGCTGCTTAAATGTTTTGTCATATGAACCAGTTAAATGAGAGTTGCATTTTATAAAAAAGTCTGTGGATTCATCCACGGTTTTTCTTTTTGAGCTGCTTCAAATACCTTTTAATTTCTTCAGGGTCAAGCCCTCTCAATCTGTCTTCAGGCGCAAGTCCTTTAAGCCGGTCGTCAGGGTCAAGCCCTCTTAATCTGTCTTCAGGCGCAAGCCCTTTAAGCCGGTCTTTTATACTGACAGGGAGTCCGGTGGTTTGCTAAAATCATAGATAATTGAAATGCACCAAAATTTTGAAGGCTTGTCAATCCTGTCTTTGTTAGAATTGGTGCAAATCAAAAAATCTGTTTTAGTAAAAAGAACCGGACTCCCTGACTGAATCTTGCCATAATCTCGTCAGGTTCTAAGCCTGACAGGACAATATTCTGCCATTTCTTGCCATATTCAATAATTTTTTCAGGAGTTAATTCTATTTCCATGTTTTGTTCTCCCATGTTGGACTATAGTACACTGAGACGTAAGTTTGTAAACAGTTGATTATGTACAAAGATGTATAAATTGGTGTAGAGACAAGGCATGCCTTGTCTCTACGTTTGTGTATATATTTATGGCCGCTCCTTCTGTTCTTTTGTCCATCTGTTTTGTGCCTTTTTCAGCAGGAGAATATCAGCTTCAGGGAGTTTTGGGTTTTGATTTATTTTTTTCCATTATTTTTTTTCAGTTGTTTCAAGTATCTTTCAATTTCTTCAGGCGCAAGTCCTTTAAGCCGGTCTTTTATACTGAATCTTGCCATAATCTCGTCAGGTTCTAAGCCTGACAGGACAATATTCTGCCATTTCTTGCCATATTCAATAATCTTTTCAGGAGTTAATTCTATTTCCATGTTTTGATCTCCCATGTTGAACCAGTAATGCAGAAGCCCTTCAATAAGCCATTTCAACTGGGAACTGAATGATGAAAGACTAATGCGGTTTAAGGTGTTAAAAGCAGACTTTTTTTCTTTTATCCGCTGGCAAAGCATTTAATCCAGGCATTATGAGGTTTATCTGAAAGCTCATTAAGCAGGATCAGGGGGATATTTTTTAAAAACAAATTTTTACTGTGATAAACCCCTGATTTTTCTGAAGGAAAATACTCAAATTCTTTTAATGTTGTCTCCCTCGGGGTTTTAGCTGCCGTCAAAAAAGTCTGGACTTCATGATCTTTCAGTTCCTGACCTGATTTATAAAGATAATCATAGCAGAGAACCTGGCGGAAAACATTTTCATTTATTGATTCACTGTATTTAAATTCAATTAAAATATGTTTTGCTCCAGAATCTCTTATGCCGTCAGGAAGCCTCTCCTTCTGCTCTTTTGTCCATCTGCTTTGTGCCTTTTTCAGCAGGAGAATATCAGCTTCAGGGGGTTCACTCATAACAGGAACATCTGTAAGAACTGTTATTCCTGCGGGAACCAGGAGTTCTTTAAACATTCTGCCAAGAAGACGGTGCCAGCGGGTTTTGGGTTTTGATTTATTTTTTTCCATTATTTTTTTTCAGTTGTTTCAAGTATCTTTCAATTTCTTCAGGCGCAAGTCCTTTAAGCCGGTCTTCAGGGTCAAGCCCTCTCAATCTGTCTTCAGGCGCAAGTCCTTTAAGCCGGTCGTCAGGGTCAAGCCCTCTTAATCTGTCTTCAGGCGCAAGTCCTTTAAGCCGGTCTTCAGGGTCAAGCCCTCTCAATCTGTCTTCAGGCGCAAGTCCTTTAAGCCGGTCTTTTATACTGAATCTTGCCATAATCTCGTCAGGTTCTAAGCCTGACAGGACAATATTCTGCCATTTCTTGCCATATTCAATAATTTTTTCAGGAGTTAATTCTATTTCCATGTTTTGTTCTCCCATGTTGAACCAGTAATGCAGAAGCCCTTCAATAAGCCATTTCAACTGGGTACTGAATGATGAAAGACTAATGCGGTTTAAGGTGTTAAAAGCAGACTTTTTTTCTTTTATCCGGCTGGCAAAGCATTTAATCCAGGCATTATGAGGTTCATCTGAAAGCTCATTAAGCAGGATCAGGGGGATATTTTTTAAAAACAAATTTTTACTGTGATAAACCCCTGGTTTTTCTGAAGGAAAATACTCAAATTCCTTTAATGTTGTCTCCCTCGGGGTTTTAGCTGCCGTCAAAAAAGTCTGGACTTCATGATCTTTCAATTCCTGACTTGATTTATAAAGATAATCATAGCAGAGAACCTGGCGGAAAACATTTTCATTTATTGATTCACTGTATTTAAATTCAATTAAAATATGTTTTGCTCCAGAATCTCTTATGCCGTCAGGAAGCCTCTCCTTCTGCTCTTTTGTCCATCTGCTTTGTGCCTTTTTCAGCAGGAGAATATCAGCTTCAGGGGGTTCACTCATAACAGGAACATCTGTAAGAACTGTTATTCCTGCGGGAACCAGGAGTTCTTTAAACATTCTGCCAAGAAGACGGTGCCAGCGGGTTTTGGGTTTTGATTTATTTTTTTTCATATTTATTTAAATTTGTGGATAAATCCACTGATTATTTATGTCCACAGTCTGATTAAAAATTAACACATCAGGGAAGCAAATGCAAATTGTATGTTATAATGTATCTGGGATTAAGAATTGTGGTCAAGGGTTTTGATGGAGTGTAAAACCTGTAACATTGCAGATTCAAAATTATTGATAAAGGATTTATCGAATGAATCATTCATTTTAGAAGCTTTTTCAAGATTACAGGCGGCCTGATGCAAATTGAAAGCACCAATACTGCTGCTGCTTCCTTTTATCATATGACTTATGCTGCGGATTGTTTTCCATTCTTTCCTTTCATAAGCATTCCATATTGAATCACTGGTATTTTCATTGTTTTTCATAAACTCAATCAGTATGCGTTTCAAAGGTGATCTGCCTATTGCAGCATTTTTAAGAACACTTAAAACATCAATGCCTGGTAAAGCATCTGGGAGTATGGAATGTTTGTCAATATTTGTTTTTTCAGGTATTTTCAATTCCAGGCATTCTGCTAAAGTCCGAAATAATTCTTCCTGGTTCAAGGGCTTGCTTATGTATGCATTCATACCTGTTTTCATGCACTTTTCCTGGTCCCCTTTCATTGCACTGGCAGTTATGGCAATAATAGGAAAAGACCTGAATTCTGGATTTTTCCTGATTTGTCTTGTTGCTTCATAACCATCCATTTCAGGCATTTGAATATCCATGAGAACTGCATCAAAGGAAGCGGCAAAAACAGCCTCTACTGCCTGTCTGCCGTTACTGACAACAACAGCTTCAATCTCTGCCTGGCTTAATACCTCTTTTGCAATTTCCTGGTTTGTTATATTATCTTCAGCTACCAGGATTTTTTTTCCTTTCAGTTTGTCCATGTAAATGGACATTCTGGTTGAAATTATCTGTTTGTCTCGTGCTGGTATGGTGTTTGTAAATACATTTTTTACAGCATTAAAAAAGTCTGACATATCAACAGGTTTGGAAAGAAAAACATTAATGCCTGCTTTTTGGGCATCTTTTAGCAAATCATCATCTTCAAAAGCAGTAAGCATTATTATAGGTATATCCAGCCTGTATTGTTCACGGATAATTTTTGATGTTTCAATTCCATCCAGCCCAGGCATCATCCAGTCTATGACAATCAGGTCAAAGGGCTGGTTTTCATATTTATGTGTTTTTAAATATTTAAGAGCTTCTTTTCCTGAACATGCCTGCCGGCTCTGGCATCCGACAATATTTAAAAAATTCTCCAAAAGTTTTCTATTATCCTTGTTATCATCAACAATAAGGACTTTTATGCCTTTTATTTCATCAGGTATTATCAGTTTTTCCTTTTTTGTTTCAGCCTGGTAATAAAAAGGCATGGATATTCTAAATGTTGTACCCTGTCCTACTTCACTTTCCACCCAGATTCTGCCGTCCATCATCTCTGTTAATTGTTTGCAGATAGTCAGTCCCAGACCCGTGCCTCCCTGTTTTTTTGCTTCAGGGGTATCAACCTGGGTAAAAGGTTGAAACAACTCATTAATATATTCTGGTTCTATGCCCATGCCGGTATCTTTAACAAAAAATTCGAGGATTACAATCTCTTGATCTATGCTTTTCTGCCTCACCCCCATTGAGACAGAGCCTTTTTCAGGTGTAAATTTAATGGCATTGCCTCCAAGATTGGTGATAATCTGCTGAAGTCTCAGGGGATCGCCTATGAGTGTTTCAGGTATTTCAGGTTCAATATCTATAATTAATTCTATTCCTTTTTTATATGCCCTGCTTGCAAATAAATCTGCAACCCTGTAAAACAGTTCATTTAAGTTAAAAGGCTTTGATTCTATTTCAAGCTTTCCTGCCTCAATCTTTGAAAAATCAAGAATGTCATTTATAATGCTTATAAGGGAGTATCCTGAGGATTGAATAATTTTCAGGTATTTTTCAACCTTGGGGTCGGTTTTTCTGCCAAGTGCAAGGTCTGCGGCTGCAATAACTCCGTTCATGGGAGTTCTGATTTCATGGCTCATGTTGGCAAGAAAATCGCTTTTGGATTGTGCGGCAGCCTCGGCAGCCTGTTTGGCTTTTTTTAATTCTTTATTTGCTTTGGCATATTTTGCAGTTCTTTCTGCTACGCGTATTTCAAATTCCTGGTTAAGCAGATAAAGCTCATTTATATTTTTCTGCATGATTTCATGCATGTTTAAAAAAATGTGTACAAGTCTGCTGGTTTCATCGTTTGAGCCTGTATCTAATTTTTCCAGTTCTTCCCTGCCTGTATCCTGATCAAAATAATCTGCCTGATTGAACAACATGCTTTTTTCTTCAAGCTTTTTTGCTGCTAAATATAGTTTTTCCAGGGGCATTGTTATTTTTTTGCTGAAAACCAGGGAAAAAACAAAGACAAGGCTTATAGTAAAACCAGAAATAAAACAAAATTTCTGTCTGAGAATTTGGGAATCTATTTCCTGGAAAACAAAGAATATAAGGGGCACAGCTATCATAATAACCATAATGACAACAAAAACTGAAATTTTTGATCTCATGGAATTAAGCATTTTCAGGCACTGGTTTATAATGAATATCTTTTATTTATTTCCCCTGCTATTTCCCTGTCAAAAAAAATCCTGGTACTTCTTAAATTTTTATGTACATTAACAGGCATTTCTTTGTGAAGACATGACCTTGGATCCTGGATAAAGGTATTTCCCCCCATTCTTGCTATCTCTGTCATTCCTTCAACACCATCGTCTCCTGAACCAGAAAGAATAATCCCCATGCTTTTGTCTTTTAAAACCTCTGCAAGAGAAAACATCATCATATTAATACTTCCCCGGCGATTGGGAAAAGGAGAATCATAAACCTGGAGCGAATATCCTGTGTCAGAAGATGCAGCTGTTACATATTCATGTCCTGAAGCCATATAACAAACTCCTGATTTCAAAGGGGCATTATGGATTGCAGGCTGAACCCTTATGGCACACTCATTTTTTAAGTATTTTATAAATGTTTTTATATTTTTTGGAGATTCATGAATTATAATTATAAAAGACATGGGAAGATTGGGTTTCAGCCAGGGTATAATATTTAAAAGAGCAGCATATCCTCCTTCTGATGCTCCTATTCCGCAGACATATTTTACTTTTGTCCGGCCTGCTTTTGCCCTTTCTGCAAGGTTTATCCTGCTGCCAGGTTTGAAACAATGCACTGATTTCATATCTATACCGGATGCAAGCGTTATTTTTTGTATTATATCTGCATATTGTTTTTCAAGGGCATCGGGGCGGCGGTTAGAAGGCTTGTGAATAAAATCCACTGCTCCGAATTTAAGGGAGTCAAAGGTTACAAATTCACCTTCTTTGGTCAGGGTGCTGCACATTATAGTCGGCCTGGGATATTTAATCATTATATGCTTTAATGCTGTCAGCCCGTCCATTACCGGCATGTGAATATCCAGGGATATGACATTTGGGGACAGATGAGGGATCATTTCAAGGGCTTCTTTGCCATTAACGGCTTCTCCAACAACATTTATATGAGGAACAGAGTCAAATATGCTGGTGATTACACGCCGCATAACTGCCGAATCATCAACAACCATGAGTTTTATCGGCTCTTTCATATAACAGCTTTTACCCCCTTTTTCCGTTTTTGTACAATTTTTTTGTTTCAGTTTTCAATATGCTCATGCTGTTTTCCGTTGAATTGTCCCAGTTGTTGATTACCTGGTTTGCAAGCCGTTCAATAGCTGATGCAGCAATTGAGTCAGGATGGGCGAGCATGAGAACCTCACGGTTTCTGGCTGCATTTCTGACATGTTCGTCAAAAGGCATAAATCCAAAATATTCAGGTTCAATGGAAAGGCCCTGGTTGAGTGCAGCATCAAATTTAGGGAGCATATCCAGGTCATCGGAATGACTGCCCATATTAAATACGATTCTGGGACGGTATTTTCTGCATTTTTCTTCAGCCCTTTGAGCCAGTCCTGGATTTCGTTTTTTTACATCCTGAAGAAGAGACCTCATGGTAACAGGTTCATATCCTGTGGGCTGCTGGAATCGCTGCAATAATATCTTGAGAACCTCCTGGTCTTCATAAACTGCTTTGCAAAGAATACGGAAAATAAAATTTCTTAGAAACATGACGCAGTTCATTATAGACATGGTATCAAATGTTGTTACCATCATACTCTTATATGTCAGTCCGAAAAAATTCAGGATGCTGAACATGGTACCTGCTCCAAGATCAAGGATAAGATAACGGGCAGGAAGCTCTTTTAATGATTTAAGAAGGTTCAGCCGCTGGCTTGAAGACAGGTTTGCCATAAACGGGGTCTGGCCGTCTCCTGGCAGAAATTTAAGATTAGGAATTGAGGTCTGAACCGGGAGATCATTAAATTTTACATTTTTGGATTTCAGGAAATCACCTATTCCAGGATATGTATTGGTCATACCAAGACATGTATAAAGATTGGAGCTTCCAAGATCCAGGTCAACTGCTATGGTAGAATGACCAAGCCTGGCAAGAGCGATTGACAGGTTTGCCGCAAAAATGCTTTTACCGACCCCGCCTTTGCCGCTTGCTATGGGAATGATGGTTGTTTTTTTTGTCTTCATGCGATTACTTCCTGTTTTTATCTTTCCCCTGTTAAAAATTCCAGGGTTTCAGGCAAAATGCGTTCATCCAGGACCATATGCGCTACACCTTTTTTTATGGCATTATCTGTAAGATTAGGAAATACGCAGCATTGTGTATCCTGTACTATGGTTTCCCCGTTTTCCGCCCTTATTCTGGCAAATCCTTTGTCCCCGTCATCACCTATTCCTGTGAGCAAAACACCAATGGTATTTTGACCAAATACCTGGGAAGCAGAAGAAAATAATAAGTCCAGCGGTTTTTTTTATGCCTTTATTTACAGTCAGAAAGGGTTCTTCGTTTTCATTTGTCATTATGCTCATGGAAAATTCATTTGAGCATATATAACATGTTCCCTGTTCCATGAGCATTCCTGTTTGAGCAACCTCAACCTTCCAGGGAACATATTCGTTAAATCTGGCTGCAAAGGAATGTATTATTGTTGGGGAAATTTCCTGGATTACCAGTACAGCAGCAGGAACAGTCGGGGAAAGCCTTGATAAAAGACGTATTACCGTATTGGGACCCCCCAGGGTTGTTCCAAGTACAACAGCATATTCCAGAGGATAATACCTGTACAGGTTTGCAAGACGCATATCTGTTGACCATTTTTTAGGAAGACGCACCCTTCTGACATTTCCCATTGTCATGGAACATGCAATTTTAACACGGTTGATAATCTGCTTTGCTGATGAACTTATATCAGGAGATACTGCTCCTGAAGGTTTGGGCACAAAATCAACTACTCCAAGGCGCAAAGCTTCAAAAGTAACACTGCCTTGTGCAGAAAGCGAACTGAGTGCGACAATTGGAACCGGGCAGCAGATCATGATATGACGGATGGCTGTTAAACCGTCCATAACCGGCATATCAATATCTAAGGTAATGACATCGGGCTTGAGTTTTCTTATCATTTTCAGGGCTTCAAGGCCGTTTGATGCACTTCCGGCAACCTCGATATCAGGGTCTGTTTCCAGAAGCTGTGTTACAGCTTTTCTCATAAATGCAGTATCATCTACTACCAGAACTCTTATTTTTTCCATTATGCTGTTATCCTGAATATTGCTGCTTGATATAATCTTGTCAATGCCATTGAGCAGAACCAGGTAAAGCATTGTTTTTAATGCCAGTTTCACCTGGAATTTCTGTATATCCTTTTAGTTTTGTCTGTGCCCCTATAGACAGGTTTACCAGTTCATATACATCAAGGATAAGAGATATTCTGCCGTCTCCCAGTATGGTAGCACCTGAAAACCCGCTTTTTTCCTGTAAATAATCCACAATAGGCTTTATTACTGTTTCCTCCTGGCCTATGAGTTCATCTACTACAAGCCCAACCCTTCTCATGCCGGTATTGACTACAACAACAAATGATCTTTCAGGATCATTGTCTGCTCTTCTAAGATTAAATATTTCTGCAAGGCGGATCAGGGAAAGGGTGCTTTTTCGCAGGTAAATACATTCTACATTTTCTATGGTTGTTATTTCATCCTTGTTAATTCTCAAGGTTTCTTCCACTGCTGTCAGGGGAACGGTAAATATCTCCATTCCCACCCGGACTAAAAGAGCCTGGATAATAGCCAGTGTTAAAGGAATCTTAATGCGAAACCTGGTTCCCTCTCCAGGTCTGGAATCTATTTCTATGGTTCCGTTAAGCTTTTCTATATTCTCCTTTACTACGTCCATACCCACACCCCGGCCTGATGTTCTGCTGATCTTTGATGCTGTTGAAAAACCAGGTTTCATAATAAGGGATACCAGTTCCCTGTCAGTCATCCTGTCCAGTTCTTCCTGGGCAGCTATCCCTTTTTCCAGGGCTGCTGACTTAATTTTTACAGGGTCTATGCCCCGGCCGTCATCAGATACTTCAATAACAACATGGTTGCTTTCATGGTAAGACCTGAGACACAGTGTGCATTCTTCAGGCTTTCCTGCCTGATGACGCTCCCCTGTTTCTTCACATCCATGATCTACTGCATTGCGGATAATATGGATAAGCGGGTCTGCAATCTCTTCTATAACCATCTTGTCAAGTTCTGTTTCTTCGCCTATAATCTCCAGTTTGACCTGTTTATTAACATCATGAATCAGATCTCTTACCAGTCTTGGATAACGGTTGAATAACTGGGCAATGGGAAGCATCCTCACCTTCATTACCCCTTCCTGAAGATCATTTGCCACCCTGCCCAGTGCGACAATAGCCTCGCTGATCCTGAAACTCAAAGCTTTAACAGGTTTCATAACCCTCTGATCCCCTCTCATGGATTCCTGGAGATGAGCCTGCAGCCCCTTCATTTCAACATGGA from the Desulfonema limicola genome contains:
- a CDS encoding helix-turn-helix transcriptional regulator translates to MQELLSTKEIAKFLDINEKMVYSLISEKGLPGTKITGKWLFPKHLVKQWVENHTINYPEPSNILPPYHGLLIITGSNDPLLDKAISMFNNLYTEHVAVFGNLGSMGGLRALRQNLCHMASSHLLQENEKEYNFEYAGRELKKMPAVINFCMREQGFIIQKGNPKQIRGISDFTQKGLKIVNRPLGTGTRLLFDLELEKAGIAPEKLEGYQNETAKHIDAGIEILTGKADICPGIRPVASILGLDFIPLRWERYDLVVRKERFFEQGIQLFISMLHEKDFIDLAENIKGYDLSMSGKMVFPLEDKK
- a CDS encoding MFS transporter, translating into MKNTMQDKEQGKNQFALLNTKRFGPFFWTQFFGAFNDNVFKNALLILLAYQSASMVDIDSNTLMNIAAGLFILPFFLFSATAGQIADKYEKSMLIRRIKFMEIIIMLCAAGAFYLKNIYMLLFLLFLMGTQSTFFGPLKYSIIPQHLKKDEIVGGNALVSMGTFISILLGTMAGGILIQHGDYAVGFIVCAIALAGWLVSIKIPKACSLSPEIKLDFNPFTQIWKTVGYARYLHSVFLSVLGISWFWFLGSAYLTQIPNFTKLVLKGNESVVTLLLTMFSIGIGAGSLFCEKLSGRKVELGLVPLGSIGLSIFGIDLFLAYDPPEIKTLMGISAFMQTPGSFRVLADLVLIGIFGGFYIVPLNAFIQTRTRAEYRARVIAANNILNSLFMVLSALTGIVLLGIMKIGIPKFFLVVAILNALVAVYIYTVVPEFTMRFLIWILTHTMYRVKHKGLENIPDEGPAVLVCNHVSFVDGLIIAGACRRPIRFVMFEPIYRLPILNFIFRTGKAIPITSQKTDPETFNKAFEMISQTLEEGELICIFPEGKLTTDGEIDIFKPGIERVIKQNPVQVVPLALRGLWGSFFSRKYGASMKKPFKRFCSKIELFAGEPVMPEAVTAGKLQKIVQELRGDRC
- a CDS encoding sigma 54-interacting transcriptional regulator; this encodes MTKHLSSRDREFFTLVRAAALANPFSDERVEIDLKIAGLPSSISPKDRISRLTREVHTRVNNLAEKQAVNINQYAGEDRLIMEAVFLFDYFHQFIEQFDRLIPRQIEAGEKSVKVPFYRDAISFLQKKGFSDDSALHYFAMSYQLRRAFFFIDHSLIGTSPCMKALRKSLWNNVFTHNLGLYNEYLWNRMEDFSTMLLGETGTGKGTAAMAVGRSGFIPFDEKKECFAQSFTRSFVSLNLSQFPETLIESELFGHKKGAFTGASEDYQGIFDCCSPYGSIFLDEIGEVSIPIQIKLLQVIQERTFCPVGSHEKRRFEGRVIAATNQPFDKLREQRILRDDFFYRLCSDIIIVPPLRQRIQESAAELDDLLAHTIERIIGKPSRELAQMAAQIIARQPGTNYLWPGNVRELEQCVRRIFVKGKYEGDHSPAKTSLNSILADAVNKGNIDAQSLLSGYCFMLYQQHKTFEAVAGITRLDRRTVKKYILQWQEKKE
- a CDS encoding response regulator: MRSKISVFVVIMVIMIAVPLIFFVFQEIDSQILRQKFCFISGFTISLVFVFSLVFSKKITMPLEKLYLAAKKLEEKSMLFNQADYFDQDTGREELEKLDTGSNDETSRLVHIFLNMHEIMQKNINELYLLNQEFEIRVAERTAKYAKANKELKKAKQAAEAAAQSKSDFLANMSHEIRTPMNGVIAAADLALGRKTDPKVEKYLKIIQSSGYSLISIINDILDFSKIEAGKLEIESKPFNLNELFYRVADLFASRAYKKGIELIIDIEPEIPETLIGDPLRLQQIITNLGGNAIKFTPEKGSVSMGVRQKSIDQEIVILEFFVKDTGMGIEPEYINELFQPFTQVDTPEAKKQGGTGLGLTICKQLTEMMDGRIWVESEVGQGTTFRISMPFYYQAETKKEKLIIPDEIKGIKVLIVDDNKDNRKLLENFLNIVGCQSRQACSGKEALKYLKTHKYENQPFDLIVIDWMMPGLDGIETSKIIREQYRLDIPIIMLTAFEDDDLLKDAQKAGINVFLSKPVDMSDFFNAVKNVFTNTIPARDKQIISTRMSIYMDKLKGKKILVAEDNITNQEIAKEVLSQAEIEAVVVSNGRQAVEAVFAASFDAVLMDIQMPEMDGYEATRQIRKNPEFRSFPIIAITASAMKGDQEKCMKTGMNAYISKPLNQEELFRTLAECLELKIPEKTNIDKHSILPDALPGIDVLSVLKNAAIGRSPLKRILIEFMKNNENTSDSIWNAYERKEWKTIRSISHMIKGSSSSIGAFNLHQAACNLEKASKMNDSFDKSFINNFESAMLQVLHSIKTLDHNS